From Cellulosimicrobium sp. ES-005, one genomic window encodes:
- a CDS encoding MFS transporter — protein MAQQHASGTAGPAPTTTSSSTSPTLMLVLATIGFAVNFWAWALISPLGAAYGQLYHLTDVQVSVLVAVPVVVGSLGRIPVGALTDRYGARIMFPLVSALTILPVLFVGLVADSFVALLVGGFFLGLGGTAFAVGVPFVNAWYPPARRGTAVGIFGMGMGGTAISAFTTVRIRDAWGDAAPFLLVAAVLAVFAVVSWLLLRVPPGRATAPAGGFWARTWATFRLPATLQLSWLYAVGFGGFVAFSVYLPTFLVNAYDLTASDAAARTAGFVVLAVLMRPVGGALSDRFGGVPVSVGCFAVVTALAAVVAFQPSLVPVGTIAFLGLAAALGASSGATFALVSKVAPVEKVGAVTGLVGAAGGLGGFIPPLLMGVVYQLEGTYGLGFALLALTALLTLLFTLGPVRRAAAT, from the coding sequence ATGGCGCAGCAGCACGCGAGCGGGACCGCGGGCCCCGCCCCGACGACGACCTCCTCGTCCACCTCCCCGACCCTGATGCTCGTCCTCGCGACGATCGGGTTCGCCGTGAACTTCTGGGCATGGGCCCTCATCAGCCCGCTGGGCGCGGCGTACGGGCAGCTCTACCACCTCACCGACGTCCAGGTGTCCGTCCTCGTCGCCGTCCCGGTCGTCGTCGGCTCCCTCGGGCGCATCCCCGTGGGCGCGCTCACCGACCGCTACGGCGCGCGCATCATGTTCCCGCTGGTCAGCGCCCTGACGATCCTGCCCGTGCTGTTCGTCGGGCTCGTCGCGGACAGCTTCGTCGCGCTGCTCGTCGGCGGCTTCTTCCTCGGCCTCGGCGGGACGGCCTTCGCCGTCGGCGTCCCGTTCGTCAACGCCTGGTACCCGCCCGCGCGCCGCGGCACCGCCGTCGGGATCTTCGGCATGGGCATGGGCGGCACCGCGATCTCCGCCTTCACCACCGTGCGCATCCGCGACGCGTGGGGCGACGCCGCGCCGTTCCTCCTCGTCGCCGCCGTCCTCGCCGTGTTCGCCGTCGTGTCGTGGCTCCTGCTGCGCGTCCCGCCCGGCCGCGCGACCGCCCCCGCGGGCGGGTTCTGGGCCCGCACCTGGGCGACGTTCCGCCTGCCCGCCACCCTCCAGCTCTCCTGGCTGTACGCCGTCGGGTTCGGCGGGTTCGTCGCGTTCTCCGTCTACCTGCCGACGTTCCTCGTCAACGCCTACGACCTCACCGCGTCCGATGCCGCCGCCCGCACCGCGGGGTTCGTCGTGCTCGCCGTCCTCATGCGGCCCGTCGGGGGCGCGCTGTCCGACCGGTTCGGCGGCGTGCCCGTCTCCGTCGGGTGCTTCGCCGTCGTCACGGCGCTCGCCGCGGTCGTCGCGTTCCAGCCGTCGCTCGTGCCGGTCGGGACGATCGCGTTCCTCGGCCTCGCCGCCGCGCTCGGCGCGTCGTCGGGCGCGACGTTCGCCCTCGTCTCGAAGGTCGCGCCGGTCGAGAAGGTCGGGGCGGTCACGGGCCTCGTGGGCGCGGCGGGCGGCCTCGGCGGGTTCATCCCGCCGCTGCTCATGGGCGTCGTCTACCAGCTCGAGGGCACCTACGGCCTCGGCTTCGCGCTCCTCGCGCTCACCGCTCTCCTCACCCTGTTGTTCACCCTCGGCCCCGTCCGCCGCGCCGCCGCGACGTAG
- a CDS encoding DUF1361 domain-containing protein, whose amino-acid sequence MLDWLFGGVALLNVYALALVVLRAPLYRTRLYRPMLLNIGLSIAPVIVLGLVVVLDAVLIAGGAPPWVVLTVAGAGFLVWLLLLPNAGYLVTELNYSHRQEGEDVPLWYDIVAVLTLAMSGVMNTVVNVFLAQALLALVLYPNDDDPFRHASSWIAVLVVLALVSVGIYLGRYVRFNSWDLAHPVEFVRKLGTHFRARGAVRAALLFVLLHTLFFAFMYAIVMGPVTTLLVRGA is encoded by the coding sequence GTGCTCGACTGGCTCTTCGGGGGCGTGGCCCTGCTCAACGTGTACGCGCTCGCCCTCGTGGTGCTGCGCGCCCCGCTCTACCGCACGCGCCTGTACCGGCCGATGCTGCTCAACATCGGGCTGTCGATCGCGCCCGTCATCGTCCTCGGGCTCGTCGTCGTCCTCGACGCCGTGCTCATCGCGGGCGGCGCCCCGCCGTGGGTGGTCCTCACGGTCGCGGGAGCGGGGTTCCTCGTGTGGCTCCTGCTGCTGCCCAACGCGGGGTACCTCGTCACGGAGCTCAACTACAGCCACCGGCAGGAGGGCGAGGACGTCCCGCTCTGGTACGACATCGTCGCCGTGCTCACGCTCGCGATGTCGGGCGTCATGAACACGGTCGTCAACGTCTTCCTCGCGCAGGCGCTGCTCGCCCTCGTGCTGTACCCGAACGACGACGACCCGTTCCGGCACGCGTCCTCGTGGATCGCCGTGCTCGTCGTGCTCGCGCTCGTGTCCGTGGGCATCTACCTGGGCCGGTACGTGCGCTTCAACAGCTGGGACCTGGCCCACCCCGTCGAGTTCGTGCGCAAGCTCGGCACGCACTTCCGGGCCCGGGGCGCCGTGCGCGCCGCGCTCCTGTTCGTCCTGCTGCACACGCTGTTCTTCGCGTTCATGTACGCGATCGTCATGGGACCCGTCACGACGCTCCTCGTCCGCGGGGCCTGA
- a CDS encoding GntR family transcriptional regulator, with product MSLAVRIDLDSPTPHYEQLRAQLAALVTAGDLADGQRLPTVRALANDLGIAPGTVARTYRDLEAAGLATTRRRVGTLVTAPAATLSRAAVTDAAARFVRLARDHALTDTEIRDVVAAALLVEGRPDDDRSGDDLSATVSAG from the coding sequence GTGAGCCTCGCCGTCCGCATCGACCTGGACTCCCCGACGCCGCACTACGAGCAGCTCCGCGCCCAGCTCGCGGCCCTCGTCACGGCGGGCGACCTCGCCGACGGGCAGCGCCTGCCCACGGTGCGGGCGCTCGCGAACGACCTGGGGATCGCGCCGGGCACGGTCGCGCGGACCTACCGCGACCTGGAGGCCGCCGGGCTCGCCACGACGCGGCGACGGGTCGGGACCCTCGTGACGGCTCCGGCCGCGACGCTGTCGCGTGCGGCGGTGACGGACGCGGCGGCGCGCTTCGTCCGCCTGGCACGCGACCACGCGCTGACGGACACCGAGATCCGTGACGTCGTCGCGGCGGCGCTGCTCGTCGAGGGGCGGCCCGACGACGACCGGTCCGGTGACGACCTGTCCGCGACGGTCTCAGCCGGCTGA
- a CDS encoding TetR/AcrR family transcriptional regulator codes for MPRTNPGRRAALADAAVALLATDGVHGLTHRTVERAAGLPAGTAANYVRSREELLVAAAERVVDQHLAAMRRIDRTLDVSGSPEPLTELLAASLEDAVTTSRERYLAIFELQLEARRRPALATALARLGSVATAFTADEHATLGLDVPPDAIPLLVTLYGGALFSLVNAPGDVDRETTRRLARAIVRGALGADPSAPPT; via the coding sequence ATGCCGAGGACCAACCCCGGGCGGCGGGCCGCTCTCGCGGACGCCGCCGTCGCCCTCCTCGCCACGGACGGCGTGCACGGCCTCACCCACCGCACGGTCGAGCGCGCCGCAGGGCTCCCGGCAGGGACCGCGGCCAACTACGTCCGCAGCAGGGAGGAGCTGCTCGTCGCCGCGGCCGAGCGCGTCGTCGACCAGCACCTCGCCGCCATGCGGCGGATCGACCGGACGCTCGACGTCTCCGGCTCCCCGGAGCCGCTGACCGAGCTCCTCGCCGCATCCCTCGAGGACGCCGTCACGACGTCGCGCGAGCGGTACCTCGCGATCTTCGAGCTCCAGCTCGAGGCGCGCCGCCGCCCGGCGCTCGCCACGGCGCTGGCGCGGCTCGGCTCCGTCGCGACCGCGTTCACCGCCGACGAGCACGCCACGCTGGGGCTCGACGTCCCGCCCGACGCGATCCCCCTGCTCGTCACCCTCTACGGCGGCGCGCTGTTCTCCCTGGTCAACGCCCCGGGAGACGTCGACCGCGAGACGACCCGCCGCCTCGCCCGCGCGATCGTGCGGGGAGCACTCGGAGCCGACCCGTCCGCCCCGCCGACGTGA
- a CDS encoding FAD-dependent monooxygenase, with protein sequence MTPTAIVVGAGIAGLASAISLAGTGWGVTVLERSPALGEVGAGFAMSRNAVAAFRGLGFDDDAVARLGYATWAGGTWDLYGRPILTLPGTPAVRASVELVGVHRRRLHEALHRRATDLGVEIVTATPVTTLDPGDPAGSPAVVAGREADLVVGADGMRSAVRATLFPASVPVYSGYSSWRAITPGAWGAKALTQYWGAHAEFGLLRTAADETYWYGYVTMPERTRLDDELGAARERFAGWAPPVQEVLAATSPDAVLRHDVHHLPGGLPRYATGRVVLVGDAAHGTLPTMGQGAATALEDGLCVGLLVGSPVAAGGRLALALAGYDAARRPRCRALARASVATGRFGSHLGGGWRQTVRNGLMRLTPASAVTRGARAAMGWTPPDPAPPVR encoded by the coding sequence ATGACCCCTACCGCGATCGTCGTCGGAGCCGGGATCGCCGGTCTCGCGTCCGCGATCTCTCTCGCGGGCACGGGGTGGGGCGTCACCGTCCTCGAGCGCTCACCCGCGCTGGGCGAGGTCGGCGCGGGTTTCGCCATGTCGCGCAACGCGGTCGCGGCGTTCCGCGGCCTCGGGTTCGACGACGACGCCGTCGCCCGGCTCGGGTACGCGACCTGGGCGGGCGGGACGTGGGACCTCTACGGGCGCCCGATCCTCACGCTGCCCGGCACCCCCGCGGTGCGCGCGTCCGTCGAGCTGGTCGGCGTCCACCGGCGTCGGCTCCACGAGGCGCTGCACCGCCGGGCGACCGACCTGGGCGTCGAGATCGTCACGGCGACGCCGGTGACCACGCTGGATCCCGGCGACCCCGCCGGGTCGCCCGCCGTCGTCGCGGGTCGGGAGGCGGACCTCGTCGTCGGCGCGGACGGGATGCGCAGCGCCGTCCGCGCGACCCTGTTCCCGGCGAGCGTGCCGGTGTACAGCGGCTACTCGAGCTGGCGCGCGATCACCCCCGGTGCCTGGGGCGCGAAGGCCCTGACCCAGTACTGGGGCGCGCACGCGGAGTTCGGCCTGCTGCGCACCGCCGCCGACGAGACCTACTGGTACGGCTACGTCACGATGCCCGAGCGGACGCGGCTGGACGACGAGCTGGGCGCGGCCCGTGAGCGGTTCGCCGGGTGGGCGCCGCCGGTGCAGGAGGTCCTCGCCGCGACGTCGCCGGACGCCGTCCTGCGCCACGACGTGCACCACCTGCCCGGCGGCCTCCCGCGCTACGCGACGGGCCGCGTCGTCCTGGTCGGCGACGCCGCGCACGGCACGCTCCCGACGATGGGGCAGGGTGCGGCGACGGCGCTGGAGGACGGGCTGTGCGTCGGCCTCCTGGTCGGGTCGCCCGTCGCGGCGGGCGGTCGGCTCGCCTTGGCGCTCGCGGGGTACGACGCCGCGCGCCGGCCCCGGTGCCGGGCGCTCGCCCGGGCATCGGTCGCGACGGGTCGCTTCGGCTCGCACCTCGGCGGCGGCTGGCGGCAGACCGTCCGGAACGGGCTCATGCGCCTGACCCCGGCCTCCGCGGTCACGCGCGGGGCGCGCGCCGCGATGGGCTGGACCCCGCCCGATCCGGCACCCCCGGTGCGCTGA
- a CDS encoding DUF4235 domain-containing protein, with translation MADTTETEQTLAVKVGTVALTFAAGWVAQKLVTFVWAKVTGHDAPKDLDDEEVGIVSAVTFAAVAAGVGVLARRFAGKEAKRVVARLASRAS, from the coding sequence GTGGCCGACACGACCGAGACCGAGCAGACCCTGGCCGTGAAGGTCGGCACCGTCGCCCTCACGTTCGCCGCGGGCTGGGTGGCGCAGAAGCTCGTCACGTTCGTCTGGGCGAAGGTCACGGGTCACGACGCCCCCAAGGACCTCGACGACGAGGAGGTCGGCATCGTCTCCGCCGTCACCTTCGCGGCCGTCGCCGCCGGCGTCGGCGTCCTCGCGCGCCGGTTCGCCGGCAAGGAGGCCAAGCGCGTCGTCGCCCGCCTCGCGTCGCGCGCGTCGTAG
- a CDS encoding FtsX-like permease family protein, protein MGRIALRGVRAHGAQLVLSVLAVTIGVAFVTGTFALRAMLASTFDGIVASSIQADAYVRGAASAGSALESSSAQLGGARSLVPADLAGTLDARDDVDLALAEVSGPAVLVGADGTAVLSTQAPSMAVGYDPRDPGPRVVDGRAPENGGEVALESATLEASGLAVGDTTDVVLGDAVRPVRVVGELSLSAPMAGATIVLLDAATAAATYAPDGMVPSIALHASDGVSPEALRDAVATSLPDGAEAVTGAELRAETSSAVADQLGFVSTFLLVFAGLALFVGTFIITNTFAMHVRRRTRELALLRAVGVSPGQVFASVLGQAAVVGVVGAVLGVAAGFGLAELARAGLGAVGMELAGSLPVTTAGIVVPLVVGVVVSVVAAALPARHAALVRPVEAMRADVVRPAGPGVARVVAGTLTLLAGTGLVVGAAVVGSGGAPLLGLGAVGVIAGVLLLSPLAVGPVLGVLAAPFVALVRPLGGLARGNVTRQPRRTAATAGALVVGMALVSTTSVLALSARESVTGIVDEETAANLVVRSATPYLPEGVATDVRAVPGVASVDLTTYGQVAVDGEPQLVVGFPAEGFGRSVRTTAVEGDLDAYARGEAAVMADALDEHDWALGDVVTIADPTRPDLPAHEVRIGAVIDSHAFSVDMLLPPDVASAVGATTPEMLFLDVEPGADLAAVRGAVTEAVAPYVVASVLDADEFAGEVASQVESILAIVYALLGLSVLVAVLGIVNTLALSVVERTREIGLLRAVGLGRAQLATTIVIESVLVAVFGTAVGLVVGTGLAAALPSVLADEGFTTLAVPWAQLGAMLALAAVVGVVAAVWPATRAARLPVLDAVSQE, encoded by the coding sequence ATGGGCCGGATCGCGCTGCGCGGCGTGCGCGCGCACGGCGCACAGCTCGTGCTGTCCGTGCTCGCGGTGACGATCGGCGTCGCGTTCGTCACCGGCACGTTCGCGCTCCGCGCGATGCTCGCCTCGACCTTCGACGGCATCGTCGCGTCGTCGATCCAGGCCGACGCGTACGTGCGCGGCGCGGCCAGCGCCGGGTCCGCGCTCGAGTCGTCGTCCGCGCAGCTCGGCGGCGCACGGAGCCTCGTCCCGGCGGACCTGGCCGGCACGCTCGACGCGCGGGACGACGTCGACCTCGCGCTCGCGGAGGTGAGCGGCCCCGCCGTCCTGGTGGGCGCCGACGGCACCGCGGTGCTGAGCACCCAGGCGCCGAGCATGGCGGTCGGGTACGACCCGCGCGACCCCGGGCCGCGCGTGGTCGACGGCCGGGCGCCGGAGAACGGCGGCGAGGTCGCGCTCGAGTCCGCGACGCTCGAGGCGTCCGGGCTCGCCGTGGGCGACACGACCGACGTCGTGCTCGGGGACGCGGTGCGCCCGGTGCGCGTCGTCGGCGAGCTCTCCCTGTCCGCGCCCATGGCGGGCGCGACGATCGTCCTGCTCGACGCGGCGACCGCGGCCGCGACGTACGCGCCGGACGGCATGGTGCCGTCGATCGCCCTGCACGCCTCCGACGGCGTCTCGCCCGAGGCGCTGCGCGACGCCGTCGCGACGTCGCTGCCCGACGGCGCCGAGGCCGTGACGGGCGCGGAGCTGCGCGCCGAGACGAGCAGCGCCGTCGCCGACCAGCTCGGCTTCGTCTCGACGTTCCTGCTCGTGTTCGCCGGGCTCGCGCTGTTCGTCGGCACGTTCATCATCACCAACACGTTCGCGATGCACGTGCGCCGCCGCACGCGCGAGCTCGCGCTCCTGCGCGCCGTCGGGGTGTCGCCCGGGCAGGTGTTCGCCTCGGTGCTGGGGCAGGCCGCGGTCGTCGGGGTCGTCGGCGCGGTGCTGGGCGTCGCGGCCGGGTTCGGGCTCGCCGAGCTCGCGCGGGCCGGGCTCGGCGCGGTGGGCATGGAGCTCGCCGGGTCGCTGCCCGTGACGACGGCCGGGATCGTGGTCCCGCTCGTCGTCGGGGTGGTGGTGTCGGTCGTGGCGGCGGCCCTGCCCGCGCGCCACGCGGCGCTCGTCCGGCCCGTCGAGGCGATGCGGGCCGACGTCGTGCGGCCCGCCGGCCCGGGCGTCGCCCGGGTGGTCGCGGGGACGCTGACCCTGCTCGCCGGCACCGGTCTCGTGGTGGGCGCCGCGGTGGTCGGGAGCGGCGGTGCGCCGCTCCTCGGGCTCGGCGCCGTCGGGGTGATCGCGGGCGTGCTGCTGCTCTCCCCGCTCGCGGTCGGTCCCGTGCTCGGAGTCCTCGCCGCGCCGTTCGTCGCGCTGGTCCGGCCGCTCGGCGGGCTCGCGCGCGGCAACGTGACGCGCCAACCGCGGCGCACGGCCGCGACCGCAGGGGCGCTCGTCGTGGGGATGGCGCTCGTGTCGACGACGTCCGTCCTCGCGCTCTCGGCGCGCGAGTCCGTGACCGGCATCGTCGACGAGGAGACGGCCGCCAACCTCGTCGTCCGGTCCGCGACCCCGTACCTGCCCGAGGGCGTCGCGACCGACGTGCGCGCGGTGCCCGGCGTCGCGTCCGTCGACCTCACGACGTACGGGCAGGTCGCCGTCGACGGCGAGCCGCAGCTCGTCGTCGGGTTCCCTGCCGAGGGCTTCGGCCGCTCGGTCCGCACGACGGCCGTCGAGGGCGACCTCGACGCGTACGCGCGCGGCGAGGCGGCCGTCATGGCGGACGCGCTCGACGAGCACGACTGGGCGCTCGGCGACGTCGTGACGATCGCCGACCCCACCCGGCCCGACCTCCCGGCGCACGAGGTCCGCATCGGCGCCGTGATCGACTCCCATGCGTTCTCGGTCGACATGCTCCTGCCGCCGGACGTCGCCTCGGCCGTCGGCGCGACGACCCCCGAGATGCTGTTCCTCGACGTCGAGCCGGGCGCCGACCTCGCGGCCGTGCGGGGCGCGGTGACCGAGGCCGTCGCGCCCTACGTCGTCGCGAGCGTGCTCGACGCCGACGAGTTCGCCGGGGAGGTCGCGTCCCAGGTCGAGTCGATCCTCGCGATCGTCTACGCGCTGCTCGGCCTGTCCGTGCTCGTCGCGGTGCTCGGGATCGTCAACACGCTCGCCCTGTCCGTCGTCGAGCGGACGCGCGAGATCGGGCTCCTGCGCGCCGTCGGGCTGGGGCGCGCCCAGCTCGCCACGACGATCGTCATCGAGTCCGTGCTGGTCGCGGTCTTCGGGACGGCGGTCGGGCTGGTCGTGGGGACCGGCCTGGCCGCCGCGCTCCCGTCCGTCCTCGCGGACGAGGGCTTCACGACCCTCGCCGTGCCGTGGGCCCAGCTCGGGGCGATGCTCGCGCTCGCCGCCGTCGTCGGGGTCGTCGCGGCGGTCTGGCCCGCGACGCGCGCGGCCCGGCTGCCCGTGCTCGACGCGGTGAGCCAGGAATGA
- a CDS encoding ABC transporter ATP-binding protein, with translation MSSRPGTTGVRTTVAAPAEHAAGAAGTTPERPVIATARGIVKTYGRGEAAVRALDGVDVDLERGRLTAIMGPSGSGKSTLMHCLAGLDSPTAGTVVVDGETVSAMSERRLTRLRRTRIGFVFQSFNLVPTLTAEENIVLPLAVARRPVDREWFDRVVDAVGLRPRLGHRPAELSGGQQQRVACARALVSRPAVVFADEPTGNLDSRAAAEVLGFLRASVDDLGQSVAMVTHDPTAASYAHRVLFLADGRLVTELREPTPQAVLDTLGALTPAASAGAHAAGPAHEPATVR, from the coding sequence ATGAGCAGCAGACCTGGGACGACGGGCGTGAGGACGACCGTCGCCGCGCCCGCCGAGCACGCCGCGGGTGCCGCCGGGACCACGCCGGAGCGGCCCGTGATCGCCACCGCGCGGGGGATCGTGAAGACCTACGGGCGCGGCGAGGCCGCGGTCCGCGCCCTGGACGGCGTCGACGTCGACCTCGAACGGGGGCGCCTGACCGCGATCATGGGCCCGTCGGGGTCGGGCAAGTCGACCCTCATGCACTGCCTCGCCGGGCTGGACTCCCCCACGGCGGGGACCGTCGTCGTGGACGGCGAGACGGTCTCGGCGATGAGCGAGCGACGGCTGACGCGGCTGCGACGCACGCGCATCGGGTTCGTCTTCCAGTCGTTCAACCTCGTGCCGACGCTCACGGCGGAGGAGAACATCGTGCTCCCGCTCGCCGTCGCGCGCCGGCCCGTGGACCGGGAGTGGTTCGACCGCGTCGTCGACGCCGTCGGCCTGCGCCCGCGGCTCGGGCACCGCCCGGCGGAGCTCTCGGGCGGGCAGCAGCAGCGGGTCGCGTGCGCGCGGGCGCTCGTGTCCCGGCCGGCGGTCGTGTTCGCGGACGAGCCGACCGGCAACCTCGACTCGCGCGCCGCCGCGGAGGTGCTCGGCTTCCTGCGCGCCTCGGTGGACGACCTCGGCCAGTCCGTCGCGATGGTCACGCACGACCCGACGGCGGCGTCGTACGCGCACCGCGTGCTGTTCCTCGCGGACGGGCGCCTCGTGACCGAGCTGCGCGAACCCACGCCGCAGGCCGTCCTCGACACGCTCGGGGCCCTCACGCCCGCGGCGTCCGCGGGCGCGCACGCCGCCGGCCCGGCGCACGAACCGGCGACCGTCCGATGA
- a CDS encoding thiamine ABC transporter substrate-binding protein yields the protein MQRTTARTRRSALVTGAGTTLALLALAACSGGEDATSGSGGDDASSGTGGTVTLVTHDSFAVSDEVLAAFEEESGLTVEQVAPGDGGALVNQLILTKDSPLGDVVFGIDNTFASRAIDEGVLAPYTPEGLSDSAASYAVGDGDELTAVDLGDVCVNVDHAWFADAGIPEPVSLEDLAKPEYEDLLVVTNPATSSPGLAFLLATIGAFGEDGYEDYWADLRDNGVKVVDGWSDAYYVDFSGSEGAGPRPLVLSYSTSPAFTLTEDGSASTTGALLDTCFRQVEYAGVLANAKNPEGAQQLVDFLVSEAFQADVPEQMYMYPADDSVALPDGWAEFAPLADEPFEVAPADVSAHRDEWIKAWTATVVD from the coding sequence ATGCAGCGCACGACCGCCCGTACCCGCCGGAGCGCCCTCGTCACGGGCGCGGGCACGACCCTCGCCCTCCTCGCCCTCGCCGCGTGCAGTGGCGGCGAGGACGCGACCTCAGGCTCCGGGGGCGACGACGCGTCGTCGGGCACCGGGGGCACGGTCACCCTGGTCACCCACGACTCCTTCGCCGTGAGCGACGAGGTGCTCGCCGCGTTCGAGGAGGAGAGCGGGCTCACCGTCGAGCAGGTCGCCCCCGGCGACGGCGGCGCGCTCGTCAACCAGCTGATCCTCACCAAGGACTCGCCGCTGGGCGACGTCGTGTTCGGGATCGACAACACGTTCGCCTCGCGGGCGATCGACGAGGGCGTCCTCGCGCCCTACACGCCGGAGGGCCTCTCCGACTCGGCGGCCTCGTACGCCGTCGGCGACGGCGACGAGCTCACGGCGGTCGACCTCGGCGACGTGTGCGTCAACGTCGACCACGCGTGGTTCGCCGACGCCGGGATCCCGGAGCCCGTCTCGCTCGAGGACCTCGCGAAGCCGGAGTACGAGGACCTCCTCGTCGTGACCAACCCGGCGACGTCGTCGCCCGGTCTCGCGTTCCTCCTCGCGACGATCGGCGCGTTCGGCGAGGACGGTTACGAGGACTACTGGGCCGACCTCCGGGACAACGGCGTCAAGGTCGTCGACGGGTGGTCCGACGCGTACTACGTCGACTTCTCCGGCTCCGAGGGCGCCGGGCCGCGCCCGCTCGTGCTGTCGTACTCGACGTCGCCCGCGTTCACGCTCACCGAGGACGGCTCCGCGTCCACGACCGGTGCCCTGCTCGACACGTGCTTCCGCCAGGTCGAGTACGCGGGCGTGCTCGCGAACGCGAAGAACCCCGAGGGCGCGCAGCAGCTCGTGGACTTCCTCGTGAGCGAGGCGTTCCAGGCCGACGTCCCGGAGCAGATGTACATGTACCCCGCCGACGACTCCGTCGCGCTCCCCGACGGCTGGGCCGAGTTCGCCCCGCTCGCCGACGAGCCCTTCGAGGTCGCGCCCGCCGACGTCTCGGCGCACCGCGACGAGTGGATCAAGGCATGGACGGCCACGGTCGTCGACTGA
- a CDS encoding iron ABC transporter permease, whose protein sequence is MVRGRAVWRGGVGRAVLWGLAAAVPLAFLGVFFAWPVVTLVARGFVGDDGGLDLSGFAEVFSQPRTWRILGLTLWQAVLGTTFSVLLGVPGAYVLYRCRFPGRRVVRALVTVPFVLPTVVVGVAFRSLLVQGGPLGFLRLDETFAAIVVALVFFNYSVVVRTVGGLWEHLDPRAEQAARALGATPWRAFRTVTLPALTPAIASAASIVFLFCATAFGVVLVLGGIRYGTIETEIWIQTTQFLDLRTAAVLSVVQLVVVAAALTVANRTRARRERALNLSSSASSAHPLRLWRDGRDLAPAALTAAVVVVLVGLPLGTLVVRSFRVPGGGWGLDNYANLGTTGGRNALSVTVWEAAGNSLRTAALATVVAVVIGGLVALVVSRRARSRGGRRAISVLDSVFMLPLGVSAVTVGFGFLLTLDRPLGLDVDLRTSGLLVPIAQAVVAIPLVVRTVLPTLRAIDPRLREAAATLGAAPGRVFRTVDGPIAARSLGLAVGFAFAVSLGEFGATSFLARPDSATLPVVIFRLIGRPGAENYGMALAASVVLALLTATVMLLAERLRGDRPGGEF, encoded by the coding sequence GTGGTGAGGGGTCGGGCGGTCTGGCGCGGCGGCGTCGGACGCGCGGTGCTGTGGGGTCTGGCGGCGGCGGTGCCGCTCGCGTTCCTCGGGGTGTTCTTCGCGTGGCCGGTCGTCACGCTCGTGGCGCGCGGGTTCGTCGGGGACGACGGCGGCCTCGACCTCTCGGGGTTCGCGGAAGTGTTCTCGCAGCCGCGCACGTGGCGGATCCTCGGGCTCACGCTCTGGCAGGCGGTGCTCGGGACGACGTTCTCGGTGCTGCTCGGCGTGCCCGGCGCGTACGTGCTGTACCGGTGCCGGTTCCCCGGGCGGCGGGTCGTGCGCGCGCTCGTCACGGTGCCGTTCGTGCTCCCGACCGTCGTCGTCGGCGTCGCGTTCCGGTCGCTGCTCGTGCAGGGCGGCCCGCTCGGGTTCCTGCGGCTCGACGAGACGTTCGCGGCGATCGTCGTCGCGCTCGTGTTCTTCAACTACTCCGTGGTGGTGCGCACGGTCGGCGGGCTCTGGGAGCACCTCGACCCACGCGCCGAGCAGGCGGCGCGCGCCCTCGGCGCGACGCCGTGGCGCGCGTTCCGCACCGTGACGCTCCCGGCGCTGACGCCCGCGATCGCGAGCGCCGCGTCGATCGTCTTCCTCTTCTGCGCGACGGCGTTCGGCGTCGTGCTCGTGCTCGGCGGCATCCGCTACGGGACGATCGAGACGGAGATCTGGATCCAGACCACGCAGTTCCTCGACCTGCGCACCGCGGCGGTGCTGTCGGTCGTGCAGCTCGTGGTCGTCGCGGCGGCGCTCACGGTGGCGAACCGCACGCGGGCCCGGCGCGAGCGCGCCCTCAACCTGTCGTCGTCGGCGTCGTCCGCGCACCCGCTGCGCCTGTGGCGCGACGGCCGCGACCTCGCGCCCGCGGCGCTCACCGCGGCCGTGGTCGTGGTGCTCGTCGGGCTGCCGCTCGGCACGCTCGTCGTGCGCTCGTTCCGCGTCCCGGGCGGCGGCTGGGGCCTCGACAACTACGCGAACCTCGGTACGACGGGCGGGCGCAACGCGCTCTCCGTCACCGTGTGGGAGGCGGCGGGCAACTCGCTGCGCACCGCCGCGCTCGCGACCGTGGTCGCCGTCGTGATCGGGGGTCTCGTGGCGCTCGTCGTGTCCCGGCGCGCGAGATCGCGCGGCGGGCGGCGCGCGATCTCGGTGCTCGACTCGGTGTTCATGCTCCCGCTCGGGGTCTCCGCCGTGACGGTCGGCTTCGGGTTCCTCCTCACGCTCGACCGGCCGCTGGGCCTCGACGTCGACCTGCGCACGTCGGGGCTGCTCGTGCCGATCGCACAGGCGGTGGTCGCGATCCCGCTCGTCGTGCGCACGGTCCTGCCGACGCTGCGCGCCATCGACCCGCGCCTGCGCGAGGCCGCCGCGACCCTCGGCGCCGCGCCCGGCCGCGTGTTCCGCACGGTCGACGGCCCGATCGCCGCCCGCTCCCTCGGCCTCGCCGTCGGGTTCGCGTTCGCCGTCTCGCTCGGGGAGTTCGGCGCGACGTCGTTCCTCGCCCGCCCGGACAGCGCGACCCTGCCGGTCGTCATCTTCCGGCTCATCGGGCGCCCGGGCGCCGAGAACTACGGCATGGCGCTCGCGGCGAGCGTCGTGCTCGCGCTGCTCACCGCGACCGTCATGCTGCTCGCCGAGCGGTTGCGCGGCGACCGACCCGGAGGAGAGTTCTGA